In one window of Malassezia japonica chromosome 9, complete sequence DNA:
- a CDS encoding uncharacterized protein (EggNog:ENOG503P714), whose amino-acid sequence MAGAPGGWYKPMFGFHPHKPAFHHRWTAKLLGATMWFWIFYRMKEDGPVLLGWRHPWDHHGDHHEEHH is encoded by the exons ATGGCCGGCGCTCCGGGAGGCTGGTACAAGCCCATGTTTGGGTTCCACCCGCACAAGCCTGCATTCCACCACCGCTGGACCGCGAAACTGCTGGGTGCTACGATGTGGTTCTGGATCTTTTACCGTATGAAGGAGGACGGACCGGTTCTGCTA GGATGGCGCCACCCTTGGGACCACCACGGTGACCACCATGAAGAGCACCACTAG
- a CDS encoding uncharacterized protein (COG:G; EggNog:ENOG503NW6K; CAZy:GH5), with the protein MSRPETPSAPAMEPLVRVATRQAHARAEPGALRATPSISTLSVVSPPQSILDRLSLRDKPGAVDDADAVCGFLKRSTGPWSLAWWSDAIPKQRTRNEPGRGWRPFKAVLAHDTLFFYKVPSALVPEVRATFQVRSSMWPSGLEEDEETAHATSSPSTPQASALHSPSVHIDSVQVATWDSPAQHPELCLVRAGVQPASWTARIERATGAALAHELVFGTQRAVTATSSNDSLRAQDKDERTFLHIVFYALGTSPVSFDVFLKHVRLSLLLAERLGCVPSDLGCTRRIAAFLDLLLWKRPQIPAGHTSLFFHEADQLTTALSKHEPNACASIARQMRVWHDASAAGDLCVPTNWVPDAPPRRAVPCRALQGLYACWSIPLLLSRDPFEIAQQIQVFHADRLAAFVRVPITAYRMASAVTESLLRSLRFDASRPHWLTHLVLRQLLVDEAPERQGAAERAPVLLHWAAVARASRRLQDHAAWAAICAALCSRAAACIEALWHDVPPGVRFELAGWATDLAGLGWVEGVHTSLSTQWADDPTVGIPFLGNAGLAQAAAPHLGAKAQAARMEVQIAAQEPEFNRVRALAQRMTTVYPRTQPVECVAPIAEYQCLFQRLAQHEYPLHTGVTDYLGSAVLAGGLPERGRMSDVAWADGAQLPLFPTLFPAALPGAAGVGAWPALPLWTGRYDSRGEHVRISESLQLRALPDRAPDSLASPLVVAKRMSQDMSNEALAGLARLADASHFAVEIAAASTARIVDVLALGAAHLVVRSPLPDREPPEFRVLSIELDRTAFCDAILLSRPNILSSTQLLEALRLRWDTAESASREMQWHARNHVPNQYPTWNDAVNAPFAREATDWAMVATIRGNILATLERWMAQCPHDFLADPILFEGVYAFLCDARAECDASLSDIPELLETLERLRTEYPKLAVTTMAAYSYAPRVPHEAGVEWTSSAELYIFLESVLAPVYAALGDADLGRAALSLSHVPPAGWCAAAQALASQGTPRTFATLVRLLPAPSAQEDTGLLDTLPLCVRELCEMHETVRAWLEAQVATSHDRARRLAILLETAGMARAHMAKDVGGLPDAPLPLSMIESVIADVLVAPAITAQHAVWEAVSERIPALAMAIQPSPVSQARCTPDIYWMLAWLASMSMRQPVHASGDLVSLAYPMMVRDMARVMLRQRAEAVYAQQHLARAYARLGAMRDVRRPAVPPFSSAPPPALLVPLLQAYEAKVVALAAIEPPAVDTHAPPPPLELPRAQLDSPLPALPAPSRTDALLAAVPTARVSSVFSCKGALIRVWPYERHPYVFEMVLPNGTRCALKVPDYASFCHWLARLQCAPHVRLDGEFDAGEYAAQVSEHQGRANVAALFQVSLRELYQRYHSALPPAIECLLQEIEARGVHEQGIYRISGSKQAVSALQKALRTQPMHTLALRRVDVHVIASTIKLWLRELPEPVVPYAFYHQLVDTEEISDQARRVRSMSRLVRTLPKSHYYALERFAAHLSLVARNSKVNLMAPHNIGLVFGSTLLSPPPAAGSVAEGFHRLGQAAHVVKILVVMHRHIFPEPAHGHGLAILSPGIDFSKVASSLSLVAANYKPVPVVQKSSSGSSSSGARVAQVQNGNSEQDSSWGLPSILHLPQTSSSTNTSGRQLASNNNQSGKSVGNSGCTIVDEYTPKGSLNVQFPSFNKTRANMMRYREQIGVNTGSWFVLENWMAGSLFKCAAGSKSAELDVLNGYGTSSNGIKSARALLEKHWDTFITEEDFKTMKSVGINTVRVPIGYWNAGGNHTKDSPFNDYTEVYTNTWKYLKRAIYWADKYDIGVLVDLHGAYGSQNSQAHSGVSTGGVQFYNKKNENLTKNFLLFLTREFANVTNVVGIELLNEPQNNDRLWPWYGKTMDAMRKVNSYAEDLPLYFHDAFSPSQGAKFVNGRSDFVVQDTHSYFVFTKQDQSTNVNKHTSQIKGPILNAMQSTSKTARGNIVVGEWSCALNPNSLNGVNNKHSSNAQYCQAQTDTYRNATAGALFWSWTMENCKENAGWCFKAALPGYMDGAYNAWGFSDKVSNKTIETVSSTISSTSLPSSYRSAKSQVSASTKNSAKVCSNSSSNSNSSASATSNATSGARNAQVVNSHSVSSKHGKSSKSKASGKGHHHHHSSSTSSHASHHPSHHSSSSSKSHSRRASKILGGGPAARAAHLVSRAAASETNAGNLGYADGFLTAQSFANQLTLSRVGFVEQYLSDTVSYYKKAKVVTSQTTSTYKKQFNKGLHKLEQDVVKKVQDLVNN; encoded by the exons ATGAGCCGGCCCgagacgccgagcgctccTGCGATGGAGCCGCTGGTGCGTGTCGCAACGCGacaggcgcacgcgcgtgccgagcctggcgcgctgcgtgccacGCCGTCGATCAGTACGCTTTCGGTCGTGTCGCCCCCCCAATCGATCCTTGACCGCCTGAGCCTGCGCGACAAACCGGGAGCTGTCGACGATGCAGATGCAGTCTGTGGCTTCCTCAAACGTAGCACAGGGCCATGGTCGCTGGCATGGTGGTCCGATGCGATTCCGAAGCAGCGGACGCGCAACGAGCCCGGCCGCGGCTGGCGCCCGTTCAAGgcggtgcttgcgcacgaCACGCTCTTCTTTTACAAGGTCCcgagcgcgctcgtgccggaAGTGCGCGCCACCTTTCAAgtgcgctcgtcgatgTGGCCCAGCGGGCTggaggaggacgaagaGACGGCCCATGCGACGTCGTCTCCGTCGACGCCGCAGGCCAGTGCACTGCACTCGCCGTCGGTCCATATCGACTCGGTGCAGGTGGCGACGTGGGACAGCCCTGCCCAGCACCCTGAGCTGTGCCTCGTACGCGCTGGCGTGCAGCCCGCGAGCTGGACGGCGCGGATCGAGCGtgcgaccggcgcggcgctggcgcacgagctcgtgtTTGGCACACAGCGTGCCGTTACGGCCACCTCGTCCAACgactcgctgcgtgcgcaagaCAAGGACGAGCGCACGTTTCTGCACATTGTGTTTtacgcgctcggcacgtcgcccgtCTCGTTTGACGTGTTTTTAAAGCACGTACGTCTGTCGCTCcttctcgccgagcgcctcggctgCGTGCCATCCGACTTGGggtgcacgcgccgcatcgctgCGTTCCTCGATCTGCTCTTGTGGAAGCGCCCTCAGATCCCGGCCGGGCACACCTCGCTCTTCTTCCACGAGGCCGACCAGCTGACCACGGCACTGTCAAAACACGAGCCCAATGCTTGTGCGTCGATCGCGCGCCAGATGCGCGTGTGGCACGACGCAAGCGCTGCAGGCGACCTGTGCGTCCCGACCAACTGGGtgccggacgcgccgccgcgtcgcgccgtgccgTGCCGGGCTTTGCAAGGCCTCTATGCGTGCTGGAGCATTCCCTTGCTGCTCTCGCGCGATCCGTTTGAGATCGCGCAGCAGATCCAAGTCTTTCACGcggaccgcctcgcggcgttTGTGCGTGTGCCGATTACGGCGTACCGCatggcgagcgcggtgACCGAGTCGCTTCTTCGTTCCCTACGCTTTGatgcgtcgcggccgcacTGGCTTAcgcacctcgtcctgcgccagctgctcgtcgacgaagcgcccgagcgccagggCGCTGCGGAACGCGCACCAGTGCTGCTGCACTGggccgccgtcgcacgcgcctcaCGCCGTCTGCAGGACCATGCGGCGTGGGCGGCGATCTGCGCTGCGCtgtgctcgcgcgccgcggcatgcatcgaggcgctgtgGCACGACGTTCCGCCCGGCGTCCGCTTTGAGCTCGCGGGATGGGCCACGGACCTCGCGGGCCTGGGGTGGGTGGAAGGCGTGCACACCTCGCTCAGCACGCAGTGGGCCGACGACCCTACCGTGGGCATCCCGTTCCTGGGCAATGcgggcctcgcgcaggctgcggcgccgcacctcgGTGCCAAGGcacaggcggcgcgcatggaAGTGCAGAtcgctgcgcaggagcCCGAGTTTAATcgtgtgcgtgcgctggcgcagcgcatgaCGACGGTCTATCCCCGTACGCAGCCGGTGGAATGCGTggcgccgatcgccgagTACCAGTGCCTCTTTCAGcggcttgcgcagcacgaaTACCCTTTGCACACGGGCGTGACCGACTACCTCGGCAGCGCGGTGCTGGCCGGCGGCCTCCccgagcgcgggcgcaTGAGCGACGTCGCCTGGGCGGACGGCGCTCAGCTACCCCTCTTTCCGACGCTCTTTCCGGCGGCGCTTCCCGGCGCTGCCGGGGTGGGCGCGTGGCCGGCTTTGCCGTTGTGGACGGGTCGCTACGATAGCCGTGGCGAGCATGTTCGTATCAGCGAGAGTCTGCAGCTCCGTGCGCTTCCGGACCGTGCGCCCGATTCGCTCGCGTCGCCTTTGGTCGTCGCGAAGCGCATGTCGCAGGACATGAGCAACGAAGCACtcgccggcctcgcgcgcctcgcggatGCCTCGCACTTTGCTGTCGAAATTGCCGCGGCGAGTACGGCACGCATCGTCGATGTGCTGGCGCTTGgtgccgcgcacctcgtggtgcgctcgccgctgccTGACCGCGAGCCGCCCGAGTTCCGTGTGCTGAGCATCGAGCTGGACCGCACCGCGTTCTGCGACGCGATCCTCCTTTCGCGCCCAAACATCCTCTCGagcacgcagctgctcgaggcgctgcggctgcgCTGGGACACGGCGGAAAGTGCGAGCCGCGAAATGCAGTGGCATGCGCGCAACCACGTCCCGAACCAGTACCCCACCTGGAACGACGCAGTCAATGCGCCgtttgcgcgcgaggcgaccgACTGGGCGATGGTCGCGACGATTCGTGGGAATatcctcgcgacgctcgaaCGCTGGATGGCGCAGTGTCCCCACGACTTCCTCGCCGATCCGATCCTCTTTGAAGGGGTGTATGCGTTCCTATGTGACGCGCGCGCAGAGTGCGACGCGAGCCTTTCCGACATTcccgagctcctcgagacactcgagcgtctgcgcACAGAGTACCCCAAGCTGGCGGTGACGACCATGGCCGCGTATTCGTACGCGCCCCGAGTGCCGCACGAGGCAGGCGTCGAGTGGACGTCGAGTGCAGAGCTGTACATCTTCCTCGAGTCGGTCCTTGCGCCGGTGTATGCGGCACTTGGGGATGCGGATCTCGGGCGTGCAGCACTCTCTCTTTCCCACGTTCCCCCGGCGGGatggtgcgcggcggcccaggcgctcgcgagccaaggcacgccgcggacgTTTGCGACCCtggtgcgcctgctgcctgcgccgagcgcacaAGAAGACACGGGCCTTTTGGACACGCTTCCCCTTTGCGTGCGTGAGCTTTGCGAGATGCACGAGACGGTCCGTGCGtggctcgaggcgcaggtcgcgACGTCGCAcgaccgtgcgcgccgcctcgcgatCCTCCTAGAAACAGCGGGcatggcgcgtgcgcacatGGCGAAAgacgtcggcggccttcccgacgcgccgctgccgctgtCCATGATCGAGTCGGTGATTGCCGATGTGCTCGTCGCTCCTGCGATTACGGCCCAGCACGCGGTCTGGGAGGCGGTGTCTGAGCGCATTCCGGCGCTCGCCATGGCCATCCAGCCGAGCCCGGTGTCCCaggcgcggtgcacgccggACATTTATTGGATGCTTGCGTGGCTTGCATCGATGAGCATGCGGCAGCCGGTGCACGCCAGCGGCGATCTCGTGTCGCTTGCGTATCCCATGATGGTGCGCGACATGGCGCGTGTGATgctgcggcagcgtgccgaggcagTGTACGCGCAACAGCACCTCGCCCGGGCCTAtgcccgcctcggcgcgatgcgcgacgtacgccgccCAGCGGTGCCGCCTTTCAGCAGCGccccgccgcccgcgctcctcgttcCGCTGCTGCAGGCATACGAAGCCAaggtcgtcgcgctcgccgcgatcgagccgcccgccgtggacacgcacgcgccaccgccgccgctcgagctgccgcgtgcgcagctcgactcgccgctgccggcgctgccggcgccgtcgcgtaccgacgcgctgcttgcTGCAGTGCCGACTGCGCGCGTCTCCAGCGTCTTTTCGTGCAAAGGCGCGCTGATTCGGGTGTGGCCGTACGAGCGGCACCCGTACGTGTTCGAGATGGTGCTCCCAAACGGCACGCGGTGTGCGCTCAAAGTGCCCGACTATGCTTCGTTCTGCCActggctcgcgcgcctgcaatgtgcgccgcacgtccgcctcgacggTGAGTTTGACGCGGGCGAGTACGCTGCGCAGGTGTCCGAGCACCAGGGGCGTGCCAAcgttgcggcgctcttccaagtctcgctgcgcgagctgtaCCAGCGCTACCACAGCGCGCTTCCTCCCGCGATCGAGTGCCTGCTCCAAGAGAtcgaagcgcgcggcgtgcacgagcaAGGGATCTACCGTATCTCTGGCTCGAAGCAGGCGGTGAGTGCGCTGCAAAAAGCGCTGCGTACGCAGCCGATGCACACacttgcgctgcggcgtgtcgacgtGCATGTTATTGCGAGTACGATCAAGCTAtggctgcgcgagctcccGGAGCCCGTTGTTCCCTATGCGTTCTACCACCAGCTGGTCGACACGGAAGAAATCAGCGACCAAGCGCGCCGTGTGCGTTCCATGAGCCGCTTGGTGCGGACGCTCCCCAAGAGCCACTActatgcgctcgagcgctttgcggcgcacctgtcgctcgtcgcgcgcaacTCGAAAGTGAACCTGATGGCGCCCCACAATATCGGGCTTGTCTTTGGCTCAACACTCCTCTCCCCCCCACCGGCGGCCGGCAGCGTGGCCGAAGGCTtccaccgcctcggccaggccGCACACGTGGTCAAAATTCTCGTCGTGATGCACCGCCATATCTTCCCAGagccagcgcacggccatGGCTTGGCG ATCCTTTCCCCTGGCATTGATTTCTCCAAGGTGGCCTCCTCGCTCTCTTTGGTGGCCGCCAACTACAAGCCCGTCCCCGTGGTGCAAAAGTCGTCTTCGGGCTCCTCCAGCAGTGGTGCGCGTGTGGCGCAGGTGCAGAACGGTAACTCGGAGCAGGATTCGTCGTGGGGCCTGCCCTCCATCCTGCACCTGCCCCAgacgtcgtcgtcgacgaaCACGAGTGGCCGCCAGCTGGCTAGCAACAACAATCAGAGTGGCAAGTCGGTCGGCAACAGCGGCTGCACCATCGTCGACGAGTACACTCCGAAGGGCAGCCTCAACGTTCAGTTCCCCAGTTTCAACAAGACGCGCGCCAACATGATGCGCTACCGTGAGCAGATCGGTGTCAACACCGGTTCGTGGTTTGTGCTTGAGAACTGGATGGCGGGCTCGCTCTTCAAGTGCGCTGCCGGCAGCAAGTCTGCtgagctcgacgtgctgaaCGGCTACGGTACGTCGTCGAATGGTATCAAGTCGGCGCGTGCCTTGCTGGAGAAGCACTGGGACACTTTTATCACGGAGGAGGACTTTAAGACGATGAAGTCGGTGGGTATTAACACCGTCCGTGTCCCCATTGGTTACTGGAACGCTGGTGGAAACCACACCAAAGACTCGCCCTTCAACGACTACACCGAGGTGTACACCAACACGTGGAAGTATCTGAAGCGTGCGATCTACTGGGCCGACAAGTACGACATCGGTGTGCTGGTCGATCTCCACGGAGCGTACGGTTCGCAGAACTCGCAGGCTCACTCTGGTGTCTCGACCGGTGGCGTGCAGTTCTACAACAAGAAGAACGAGAACCTGACCAAGAACTTCCTCCTGTTCCTTACCAGGGAGTTTGCCAACGTCACCAACGTGGTCGGCATCGAGCTGCTGAACGAGCCGCAGAACAACGACAGGCTCTGGCCGTGGTACGGAAAGACGATGGACGCCATGCGCAAGGTTAACTCGTACGCCGAGGATCTTCCGCTGTACTTCCATGACGCCTTCTCGCCCAGCCAGGGTGCCAAGTTTGTCAACGGCCGTTCGGACTTTGTGGTGCAGGACACGCACAGCTACTTTGTGTTTACCAAGCAGGACCAGTCGACGAACGTGAACAAGCACACCTCGCAGATCAAGGGCCCGATCCTGAACGCGATGCAGAGCACCTCGAAGACGGCTCGTGGCAACATTGTGGTCGGCGAGTGGTCTTGTGCACTGAACCCCAACTCGTTGAACGGTGTCAACAACAAGCACTCTAGCAATGCGCAGTACTGCCAGGCTCAGACGGACACCTACCGTAACGCTACGGCTGGTGCTCTCTTCTGGAGCTGGACCATGGAGAACTGCAAGGAGAACGCCGGTTGGTGTTTCAAGGCGGCACTCCCTGGTTACATGGACGGTGCCTACAACGCATGGGGCTTCTCGGACAAGGTCTCGAACAAGACGATCGAGACGGTTTCTAGCACCATCAGCTCGACTTCGCTCCCGAGCTCCTACCGCTCGGCCAAGTCTCAGGTTAGTGCTTCGACGAAGAACTCGGCCAAGGTGTGCTCCAACTCGTCGTCGAACTCGAACTCGAGTGCGAGCGCCACTAGCAACGCTACGTCGGGTGCCCGCAACGCACAGGTCGTCAACAGCCACTCGGTGAGCAGCAAGCACGGTAAGTCGAGCAAGAGCAAGGCGTCGGGTAAGGGCCACCACCACCACCATtcgagcagcacgagcagcCACGCTTCGCACCACCCGAGTCACCACTCGAGTTCGTCGAGCAAGAGCcactcgcgccgcgcgtccaAGATTCTGGGCGGTGGCCCTGctgcccgcgccgcccattTGGtgagccgcgcggccgcatcgGAGACGAACGCTGGAAATCTCGGGTACGCAGACGGGTTCTTGACTGCCCAATCGTTTGCAAATCAACTGACGCTTTCCCGCGTTGGATTTGTCGAGCAGTACTTGTCAGACACAGTGAGCTACTACAAGAAGGCTAAGGTCGTGACGTCTCAGACGACGAGCACGTACAAGAAGCAGTTCAACAAGGGGCTTCacaagctcgagcaggacgtCGTGAAAAAGGTGCAGGACTTGGTCAACAACTAA
- the ATG2 gene encoding autophagy- protein 2 (EggNog:ENOG503NVTD; COG:U) → MAASEHPEVRVKARVAPLRLYIDQDVKDFLESFGERLTQGNNASASGTPFIRYAEIFPVHLKLDYKPKRIDYNGLQQGSSSELINLFHFDASVMVLRRATVHGLHGWAHLFRVLDRIWAPDVRANQIADVVAGIAPVRTVVNLGAGLVDLVLLPVEQYQSDGNLVRGLHRGASGLVQAAALETLRIGAQISAGTQVLLERAEHMLGGDVAVPLEGETLEASQVFVPDRVSVNADAPRNMPDAARQAWRGLHHGMQSASRTILAVPRRDTASDGRSVVRAVPVAMLQGAVGATDASRRLFVGMQTTLDPQVASATERKYKRRDASR, encoded by the coding sequence ATGGCTGCTTCCGAGCATCCGGAAGTGCGTGTCAAggcccgcgtcgcgcctTTGCGCTTGTATATCGACCAGGACGTTAAGGACTTTTTGGAATCctttggcgagcgcctcacCCAGGGCAACAATGCATCAGcgtccggcacgccgttTATCCGCTATGCCGAAATCTTCCCTGTGCATTTGAAACTCGACTACAAACCAAAACGAATTGACTACAATGGCTTACAACAGGGCTCAAGTTCCGAGCTGATCAATCTCTTCCACTTTGACGCGTCGGTCATGGTCCTCCGCCGCGCAACTGTGCATGGGCTCCACGGCTGGGCGCACCTCTTCCGCGTCTTGGACCGCATCTGGGCGCCGGACGTACGTGCCAATCAAATTGCCGACGTTGTTGCCGGCATCGCGCCTGTACGCACCGTCGTGAACCTCGGTGCTGGCCTCGTGGATTTAGTGCTTTTGCCCGTGGAACAGTACCAATCGGACGGTAACCTTGTTCGTGGTTTACATCGCGGAGCCTCTGGCCTTGtccaggccgccgcgctcgagacaCTGCGTATTGGAGCCCAAATTTCTGCAGGAACGCAAGTCCTTCTCGAGCGAGCAGAGCAcatgctcggcggcgatgttgctgtgccgctcgaaggcgagacgctcgaggcgagcCAAGTCTTTGTTCCGGACCGGGTGAGTGTGAatgccgatgcgccgcggaACAtgcccgacgccgcgcgacaGGCATGGCGTGGTCTTCACCATGGTATGCagtcggcctcgcgcacgatccttgccgtgccgcggcgcgataCGGCGTCGGACGGGCGCTCGGTGGTCCGTGCGGTACCGGTCGCCATGCTCCAaggcgcggtcggcgcgacggatgcgtcgcggcgcctctttgTGGGTATGCAAACGACGTTAGATCCACAAGTGGCTTCGGCTACGGAGCGCAAGTACAAGAGGCGGGATGCAAGTCGGTAA